From the Plasmodium vivax chromosome 5, whole genome shotgun sequence genome, one window contains:
- a CDS encoding hypothetical protein, conserved (encoded by transcript PVX_090035A) produces the protein MNLPHDIIPSNANENLIPRNVDAKNRYKRPPFSGMDISSHLSILPFPQYNANFLFTNDTKLKMYKNKVFGIPIDITDLREKSKHFNNTIGGSDNGRRNLTYQMVAKNDVQEKAKHIYQPAIPKTAFALQLLKRNMKGTCGMYLEKCKRVIIFDLDDTLIPTNWIRSFLLTRCAVSYKQGIKELKKEIQLNKKCNFESVACSVIHLAMSLSHTVFIVTNARSDKWIETVRWLFPRFSKLLLYCQIPIIRTDQQMEPSPLNVHEYFRFWMSAKKKKFDDILKQHCTLYRPYISNKIDFISLGDTDFEEVATYELQLANTGLINRAFNVKVQAGLSLEDFTGQLKLIQVALSIIAKGSYAYKYLALSGSVQIKM, from the exons ATGAATTTACCCCACGATATCATCCCGTCGAACGCGAACGAGAATTTGATCCCCAGAAATGTGGACGCGAAGAACAGGTACAAGCGACCACCGTTTTCCGGCATGGACATCAGTAGCCACTTGAGCATTCTTCCCTTCCCACAGTACAACGctaatttccttttcacgAACGACaccaaattgaaaatgtataaaaacaAAGTGTTTGGCATCCCAATTGATATCACCGACTTGAGGGAGAAGTCCAAACATTTTAACAACACCATTGGGGGTAGCGACAACGGGAGGAGAAACTTAACCTATCAAATGGTTGCCAAGAATGATGTAcaagaaaaggcaaaacacATTTACCAACCAGCCATACCGAAAACTGCGTTTGCCTTGCAGCTCTTGAAGAGAAATATGAAGGGCACATGCGGAATGTACCTAGAGAAGTGCAAGCGAGTGATTATTTTTGATTTGGATGATACGCTCATTCCGACCAACTGGATCAGATCCTTTTTACTCACCAGGTGTGCAGTTAGCTATAAGCAGGGCATCAAAGAATTGAAGAAGGAAATTcagttaaataaaaaatgcaacttTGAGTCAGTTGCTTGCTCCGTAATACATTTGGCCATGTCCTTGTCGCACACCGTATTCATCGTGACCAATGCGCGTAGCGACAAGTGGATCGAGACAGTCAGGTGGCTTTTCCCGCGCTTTTCGAAGCTGCTTCTGTACTGCCAAATTCCAATCATACGCACGGACCAGCAGATGGAGCCCTCCCCCCTCAACGTGCATGAGTATTTTCGCTTCTGGATGAGCGCCAAG aaaaaaaagtttgatGACATTCTTAAGCAGCACTGCACCCTCTACCGCCCCTACATCTCGAACAAAATTGATTTCATTTCCCTGGGCGACACCGACTTTGAGGAAGTGGCGACTTAT GAGTTACAACTGGCCAACACGGGACTAATCAACAGAGCCTTCAACGTGAAGGTGCAGGCGGGCCTGTCCCTGGAGGACTTCACAGGG CAACTGAAGCTCATCCAAGTGGCCTTGTCCATAATCGCCAAGGGGTCCTACGCGTACAAATATTTGGCTCTGTCCGGATCAgttcaaattaaaatgtaa